The Stratiformator vulcanicus genome has a segment encoding these proteins:
- a CDS encoding 3-oxoacyl-[acyl-carrier-protein] synthase III C-terminal domain-containing protein: MAHNQSYITATGRFLPGEPVKNDEIEERLGLIGGRPSRARDRVLNQNKIIERYYAIDSAQQTQISNAAMAAEAVRAALTHGRVDFNSIELLAAATSQADLPLPGFASMVHGELAANVCEIASFGGICASSVAALRHASMAVRGGDVKQAVMVASEFASRLMKASRFEAQGYGAEKRLPFETEFLRWMLSDGAGAFLISNRPRPRELSLAIEHIELKSYAHQYPTCMFVGRKANRTEPVPQSWLDYPSYEAASSDGAINLQQTVDLLPDVVRMCVSGVFELVEAQKIKPDSIDWWCTHYSSHIFREQALELFERGGMPIPEDRIFSNLATVGNIGSAAFPVMIDGLLQSGQLKAGQRILCIVPESGRFSFGYVVLKVIGEDAGDEADKRGDAGKSRNLHANGVPPVPDIQTCGSELEHTLVRQLAIVWNDFQNRLRDVPIVSKIYNGGLTIEEYRELLFNLRQQVIDGSRWISRAASNVTSENFPIRSAFIGHSSDEHRDFEMIERDYVSIGGQLETIQSGTKNIGSAALSEYILSRASRENPFDLVGAMFIIEGLGRSVARDWGERIRDQLDLDESQVSFLMYHSESDDIHFQRLDATVQSGVLTPSLVEEIVKAAKVVARLYALQLEELGNS, from the coding sequence ATGGCTCATAATCAAAGCTACATCACGGCGACGGGTCGCTTTCTCCCGGGCGAGCCAGTGAAAAACGACGAAATTGAAGAGCGATTGGGCCTGATCGGCGGACGGCCTTCTCGCGCTCGGGATCGCGTGCTCAATCAGAATAAAATTATTGAGCGGTACTACGCTATTGATTCTGCCCAGCAAACGCAGATTAGTAATGCAGCAATGGCCGCCGAGGCAGTGCGGGCAGCACTGACTCATGGCCGCGTCGACTTTAATTCGATTGAACTTCTCGCGGCCGCGACATCGCAGGCCGACCTCCCGCTGCCTGGTTTCGCCAGCATGGTGCATGGCGAATTGGCAGCGAATGTTTGCGAGATTGCCTCTTTTGGCGGAATTTGTGCAAGCAGCGTGGCCGCACTGAGACATGCGTCGATGGCCGTCCGTGGCGGCGACGTAAAACAGGCTGTCATGGTTGCCAGCGAATTCGCCAGTCGGCTGATGAAGGCATCCCGGTTCGAAGCGCAGGGGTACGGAGCCGAAAAACGCTTGCCGTTCGAAACGGAATTTCTTCGGTGGATGCTCTCGGACGGTGCCGGTGCATTCTTAATTTCAAATCGGCCTCGCCCACGCGAACTCTCTTTGGCCATTGAGCACATCGAATTAAAGTCATACGCGCATCAATACCCGACTTGTATGTTTGTGGGAAGAAAGGCCAATCGAACGGAGCCGGTTCCCCAAAGTTGGCTCGATTATCCCTCTTACGAGGCGGCGTCTTCCGATGGAGCTATTAACTTGCAGCAAACGGTCGACCTGCTTCCCGATGTCGTTCGAATGTGTGTCTCAGGTGTGTTTGAGTTGGTCGAAGCCCAAAAGATTAAGCCCGACTCTATCGACTGGTGGTGCACTCATTATTCGTCACATATTTTTCGCGAGCAGGCGCTCGAGCTTTTCGAACGCGGCGGAATGCCCATTCCGGAAGACCGGATTTTCAGCAACCTCGCCACGGTGGGCAATATCGGTTCCGCGGCGTTCCCGGTAATGATCGACGGTCTTCTTCAAAGTGGCCAACTCAAGGCGGGGCAGCGGATACTGTGCATCGTGCCGGAGAGTGGGCGATTCAGCTTCGGGTATGTCGTTCTGAAAGTTATCGGGGAAGATGCCGGTGACGAGGCCGATAAGCGAGGGGATGCGGGCAAGAGCCGGAATCTTCATGCCAACGGAGTGCCGCCGGTACCCGATATTCAAACTTGCGGGAGCGAACTTGAGCACACACTAGTGCGGCAACTGGCTATTGTGTGGAACGATTTCCAAAATCGTCTCCGAGATGTGCCAATCGTCAGCAAAATTTATAATGGTGGGTTAACGATCGAGGAATACCGGGAACTGCTGTTTAATTTACGGCAACAGGTCATTGACGGATCGCGGTGGATTTCCCGCGCGGCCTCCAATGTTACGTCGGAGAACTTTCCGATTCGTTCGGCATTCATCGGGCATTCGAGCGATGAGCATCGCGATTTCGAAATGATCGAGCGAGATTACGTGTCGATCGGCGGCCAGCTTGAGACAATTCAGTCCGGTACGAAGAACATCGGAAGTGCTGCGCTATCGGAGTACATCCTCAGTCGAGCCAGCCGGGAAAACCCGTTCGATCTCGTGGGGGCGATGTTTATCATCGAAGGCTTGGGCCGAAGCGTCGCACGCGACTGGGGTGAGCGAATCCGTGATCAACTCGACCTCGATGAGTCCCAAGTTTCATTCTTGATGTATCACTCGGAAAGTGATGACATTCATTTTCAAAGGCTGGATGCGACGGTGCAGTCGGGAGTTCTTACACCGTCTTTGGTGGAAGAAATTGTAAAGGCAGCCAAGGTCGTCGCGCGTCTTTACGCGTTGCAGCTTGAAGAACTTGGCAACAGTTAA
- a CDS encoding sigma-54 interaction domain-containing protein, producing the protein MSLHAPIEQDSASFEGMFGTSSQMREVYALTRQVAGSSATVLLTGETGTGKELIARAVHRLSHRASGPFIRVNCGALAESLLESELFGHVKGAFTSANENRTGRFEAAHGGTIFLDEINSVSHQLQVKLLRILQEHEFERVGDTKTIQVDCRIVAATNRDLLDEIDEGRFREDLYYRLNVIPIDLPPLRERSDDVPELSRHFAKIYASQNRRPVPAIDDEAYSYLKSYAWPGNVRELQNYIERAIVLGDGNRITVDLLPPHVRGVAPARRKRPQGSELEDLCRDFVAQRIEEVGHDGALHDAVVSYVEKELIANVLRSCHGVQTKAATKLGINRNTLHKKIDEYQLDETG; encoded by the coding sequence ATGAGCCTGCATGCCCCGATCGAGCAAGACAGCGCTTCGTTTGAGGGCATGTTCGGCACGAGCTCGCAAATGCGAGAGGTTTACGCGTTGACGCGGCAAGTCGCCGGCTCATCCGCGACGGTCCTGCTGACCGGCGAAACGGGGACGGGCAAAGAACTGATCGCCCGAGCAGTCCATCGTCTCAGCCACCGAGCCAGTGGTCCATTCATACGGGTCAACTGCGGGGCGTTGGCTGAAAGTTTGCTCGAAAGTGAGCTCTTCGGGCATGTGAAGGGTGCGTTCACGAGCGCTAACGAAAACCGCACCGGGCGTTTCGAAGCCGCCCACGGGGGAACGATCTTTCTCGACGAGATCAATTCGGTCAGCCACCAACTGCAAGTCAAGCTGCTGCGAATTCTCCAAGAGCATGAGTTCGAACGTGTGGGCGACACGAAGACAATTCAGGTCGATTGTCGGATCGTAGCTGCGACGAACCGCGATCTTCTCGATGAAATCGACGAAGGGCGGTTTCGAGAAGACCTTTACTATCGTCTGAATGTGATTCCGATCGACCTTCCGCCTTTACGCGAACGCAGCGACGACGTTCCTGAGTTGAGCCGGCATTTTGCAAAGATTTACGCCAGCCAAAACCGTCGTCCCGTCCCCGCGATCGACGACGAGGCCTACTCCTATCTCAAGAGTTACGCATGGCCCGGTAACGTGCGGGAACTACAAAATTACATCGAACGCGCGATCGTGCTGGGCGACGGGAATCGAATTACGGTCGATTTGCTTCCTCCCCACGTTCGCGGTGTCGCGCCCGCCCGCCGGAAGCGGCCGCAGGGGTCGGAACTGGAAGACCTCTGCCGAGACTTCGTCGCCCAAAGGATTGAGGAAGTCGGGCACGATGGAGCGCTGCACGATGCCGTCGTCTCCTACGTGGAGAAAGAACTGATCGCCAATGTCTTGCGAAGCTGCCACGGCGTGCAGACCAAAGCGGCGACAAAGCTTGGCATCAACCGGAACACGCTCCACAAGAAGATCGACGAGTATCAACTCGACGAGACTGGCTGA
- a CDS encoding 6-phosphofructokinase, whose protein sequence is MSSDSKSTSLAPPTAPETDIRRVALLFSGGPAPGANAVISTAANAFLRSGVDAIGIKHGYSQLMEFGPDNPMQEGRDYMRFDLPGLEGARITGGIMIGTARANPGKQISDPAHLQDAERTAPMKTVYEALCSLEVDALVSIGGDDTLKTANKFAMFQEHLPAGSKPIKVVHVPKTIDNDYAGIDFTFGYFTAVEVLADEIRNLAEDAASDRSYFLVETMGRSAGWLAYGAAIAGGASLVISVEDIVGDYETTETVDENGESRQRKIMDIDAVVQRIVATMMARQKEDGKEYGVICVAEGLAELLSADSLKDVPRDAHGHISISQINLSRILSERVEEAYREATGIKKRVKPLQLGYESRCSPPHAFDVMLGSQLGVGAYRALVEERRTSVMVSVAGQLDLHYVPFAELVDPKTLVTVVRFIKTDCDFHKLARFLESHNAADNVPEDVLSNR, encoded by the coding sequence ATGTCTTCTGATAGCAAATCAACTTCACTCGCCCCTCCGACCGCCCCGGAAACGGACATCCGCCGCGTCGCATTGTTGTTTTCTGGGGGGCCGGCTCCCGGTGCGAATGCCGTGATCTCCACCGCGGCGAACGCCTTCCTCCGCAGCGGGGTCGATGCGATCGGCATCAAGCACGGCTATTCGCAGTTGATGGAATTCGGCCCCGACAATCCGATGCAGGAGGGCCGCGACTATATGCGGTTCGACCTGCCGGGACTCGAAGGCGCCCGCATCACCGGCGGAATCATGATCGGTACCGCGCGGGCCAATCCGGGGAAGCAGATCAGCGATCCGGCGCACCTTCAGGACGCCGAGCGCACCGCCCCGATGAAGACCGTCTATGAGGCGCTGTGTTCGTTGGAGGTCGACGCTCTCGTCTCGATTGGCGGCGACGATACGCTGAAGACCGCCAACAAATTTGCGATGTTCCAAGAGCACCTGCCCGCGGGCAGCAAGCCGATCAAAGTCGTTCACGTTCCCAAGACGATCGACAACGATTACGCCGGGATCGATTTCACGTTCGGTTACTTCACCGCCGTCGAAGTCCTCGCCGACGAAATTCGCAACCTCGCCGAAGACGCTGCTTCGGATCGCAGTTACTTTCTCGTCGAGACAATGGGTCGCAGCGCAGGTTGGCTCGCCTATGGGGCGGCGATCGCGGGCGGGGCGAGTCTTGTCATTAGCGTGGAGGACATCGTCGGAGACTACGAGACCACCGAAACCGTCGACGAGAACGGCGAATCTCGTCAACGAAAGATCATGGATATCGACGCCGTCGTGCAGCGAATAGTAGCCACGATGATGGCCCGGCAGAAAGAGGACGGCAAAGAGTACGGCGTGATCTGTGTGGCGGAGGGTCTGGCCGAGTTGCTCTCAGCCGACTCTCTGAAAGACGTCCCCCGTGACGCCCACGGGCACATCTCGATCAGCCAGATCAACCTCTCACGCATTCTCTCCGAACGTGTCGAAGAGGCGTACCGCGAAGCGACCGGCATCAAAAAACGTGTGAAACCGCTGCAACTCGGATATGAAAGCCGATGCTCTCCGCCGCACGCTTTCGACGTCATGCTTGGCAGCCAACTCGGCGTCGGAGCCTACCGCGCACTAGTTGAAGAACGGCGAACGAGCGTGATGGTCTCCGTCGCTGGTCAGCTCGATCTCCACTACGTGCCGTTTGCGGAATTGGTCGATCCGAAGACACTTGTCACCGTCGTCCGGTTCATCAAGACCGACTGCGACTTCCACAAGCTCGCCCGTTTCCTCGAATCTCACAATGCGGCCGATAATGTTCCAGAAGATGTGCTTTCGAATCGGTGA
- the ccsA gene encoding cytochrome c biogenesis protein CcsA — protein sequence MLQVTIFCFVASYAVAFAFEATRLAKSHAILRVIAIGFTAAGLLAHSLYLYNVSQSSELPPLLSSTQDWLLMLAWTVSAFALLIAALDQKVASGLFLLPAVLALVGSALLLSGEPSVLIASADEVDHVVTRRWVMLHVSLLMLGIAGVVIGSVFSLMYLFQHRRLKHKQAPTGRINLFSLERLARWNRWSVLVSVPLLTLGLAAGYVLGAVADYDGENLTFLDPIVVASSLVWLVLAGLLGWILRSETASGRTIAFRTLLAFTLMLVTLLGLQILSGGLSLNSWHN from the coding sequence ATGTTGCAAGTCACAATCTTTTGCTTCGTCGCCAGCTACGCGGTTGCGTTCGCGTTCGAAGCGACGCGGCTTGCCAAGTCGCACGCGATCCTGCGGGTCATCGCGATCGGCTTTACGGCAGCCGGCCTGCTGGCCCATTCGCTCTACCTTTACAACGTCAGCCAGAGTTCAGAGCTGCCCCCGCTGCTGAGTTCAACTCAGGACTGGCTGCTCATGCTCGCTTGGACGGTCAGCGCGTTTGCGCTCCTCATTGCGGCCTTGGATCAAAAGGTGGCATCAGGATTGTTCCTGCTGCCGGCCGTGCTGGCACTTGTCGGATCTGCACTACTACTCAGTGGCGAACCTTCGGTACTTATCGCGTCCGCCGATGAAGTGGACCACGTCGTCACCCGACGCTGGGTGATGCTGCACGTGTCGCTGTTGATGCTCGGAATCGCCGGGGTTGTGATCGGCTCGGTCTTTAGCCTGATGTATCTGTTCCAGCATCGCAGGCTGAAGCACAAACAGGCTCCCACGGGTCGAATCAACCTGTTCAGCCTCGAACGTCTGGCCCGCTGGAATCGATGGTCGGTGCTCGTTTCCGTGCCGTTGCTCACACTCGGCTTGGCAGCGGGTTATGTTTTGGGAGCCGTCGCCGATTATGACGGAGAGAATCTGACGTTTCTCGATCCGATTGTCGTGGCCAGTTCGCTGGTCTGGCTCGTGCTTGCGGGTCTGTTGGGGTGGATCCTCCGCTCAGAGACAGCCAGCGGTCGGACGATCGCATTTCGTACCCTGCTCGCGTTTACCCTGATGCTCGTCACCCTGCTCGGACTGCAGATTTTGTCCGGCGGGCTTTCTTTAAACAGTTGGCACAATTAA
- the purD gene encoding phosphoribosylamine--glycine ligase, producing the protein MRVLVVGQGGREHVLAWKIAQSPKVEQVYCAPGNAGTAADVQNVDIAADNVRELIAFATSEKFDLTVIGPEVPLVAGLSDALVDAGLRVFGPSKAAAELEGSKAFAKQVMRQAGVPTADFKVFTEAREAFTYLEEREDEPIVVKADGLAAGKGVMVCSGRDEALAAVREIAVDRAFGDAGGRIVIEEKLVGQEASILAIIDGKSILPLETAQDHKPAYDDDEGPNTGGMGAYSPAPIVTPEMMERIYSKILIPTVHEMKRLKRPFKGVLYAGLILTSQGPKVLEYNVRFGDPEAQPVLSRLKTDLIDVLVAAADGKLHNLPDLTWDSRPAVCVVMASEGYPGKYEKGHPIRGLAEADAMKDVKVFHAGTKIRGDTVVNDGGRVLGVTALGDDITSAKLQAYSAVKKIRWQGAWCRKDISDKARA; encoded by the coding sequence ATGCGAGTACTGGTGGTGGGACAGGGCGGTCGGGAACATGTTCTCGCGTGGAAAATTGCGCAATCGCCGAAAGTCGAACAGGTCTACTGCGCGCCGGGCAATGCTGGGACGGCTGCCGATGTTCAGAATGTCGATATCGCGGCTGACAACGTCCGCGAACTGATCGCGTTCGCCACTTCAGAAAAGTTCGACCTGACCGTGATCGGGCCGGAAGTCCCGCTTGTCGCTGGATTGTCCGATGCGCTCGTCGACGCCGGGTTACGCGTGTTCGGTCCTTCCAAGGCCGCGGCAGAACTCGAAGGAAGCAAGGCGTTCGCCAAGCAGGTGATGCGGCAGGCCGGCGTGCCGACGGCCGATTTCAAAGTCTTCACGGAGGCTCGTGAAGCGTTTACCTATTTGGAGGAGCGCGAGGATGAGCCGATCGTCGTGAAGGCAGACGGTCTGGCCGCGGGCAAGGGAGTTATGGTCTGTTCCGGTCGGGACGAAGCACTCGCGGCGGTTCGTGAAATCGCGGTCGACCGGGCGTTCGGCGATGCCGGAGGGCGAATCGTCATAGAGGAAAAATTGGTCGGTCAGGAAGCGAGCATCCTCGCGATCATCGACGGAAAGTCGATCTTGCCGCTAGAGACCGCTCAAGACCATAAGCCTGCGTACGATGATGACGAAGGGCCGAATACCGGCGGGATGGGAGCTTACTCCCCCGCCCCAATCGTCACGCCGGAGATGATGGAACGCATTTATTCCAAAATTCTCATCCCGACCGTCCATGAAATGAAACGGCTCAAACGTCCGTTTAAGGGCGTGCTTTATGCCGGTTTAATTTTGACGAGTCAGGGGCCGAAAGTTCTCGAATACAATGTTCGCTTCGGTGACCCGGAGGCACAGCCGGTCTTGTCGCGGCTTAAGACCGATCTGATTGACGTACTTGTCGCTGCGGCCGACGGCAAATTGCATAACCTGCCCGACTTGACTTGGGACTCTCGCCCGGCCGTCTGTGTGGTGATGGCGTCCGAAGGTTACCCCGGCAAATACGAGAAAGGGCATCCCATCCGCGGACTTGCAGAAGCCGACGCGATGAAAGACGTGAAGGTCTTTCATGCGGGGACCAAGATTCGTGGTGATACGGTCGTTAACGACGGCGGCCGCGTTCTCGGCGTGACCGCTCTCGGAGACGACATTACCTCGGCAAAACTTCAGGCCTATTCCGCGGTTAAGAAAATTCGTTGGCAGGGCGCGTGGTGCCGCAAGGATATCTCAGATAAGGCGCGAGCCTAG
- a CDS encoding diaminopimelate decarboxylase, translated as MSDKPLPFSVDVIRRAASEFETPFHLYDERGIRENARRLNSAFAWNPGFREYFAVKATPNPHIVQMLAEEGCGADCSSLAELILSERVGLGGRDIMFTSNNTLAEDYAKADELGAVINLDDISHLPYLAENIGMPETLCFRYNPGPLREGNVIIGKPEEAKYGFTREQLFEGYRIARDGGVKYFGLHAMVASNELDPSFFVETARMLFELVIQLAESHDVRVSFVNLGGGIGIPYRPEQTAVDYEVIGDGVRQAYDEMIVPVGLDPLDVLTENGRCMTGPYGVLVSKVVHAKDIYKKYVGVDACMANLMRPGMYGAYHHVSVLGKEDAAPIGEFDVVGSLCENNDKFAIDRPLPATERGDIVVIHDAGAHGHSMGFQYNGKLRSAEILVREDGSLQEIRRAETLDDYFSTLDFSGVGTAAVGQ; from the coding sequence ATGTCTGACAAACCGCTTCCCTTCTCCGTCGATGTGATTCGGCGAGCAGCCTCCGAGTTTGAAACGCCGTTTCACCTCTACGACGAGCGAGGTATTCGAGAGAATGCCCGTCGATTGAACTCTGCGTTCGCCTGGAATCCGGGCTTTCGGGAATACTTCGCCGTCAAAGCCACGCCCAACCCGCACATCGTGCAGATGCTAGCTGAAGAGGGGTGCGGGGCAGACTGCTCCAGCCTCGCCGAGTTAATTCTGAGTGAGCGGGTCGGCCTCGGCGGACGCGACATCATGTTCACGTCGAACAACACGCTCGCCGAGGATTACGCCAAGGCGGACGAACTCGGGGCGGTGATCAATCTCGATGACATCAGTCACCTGCCCTACCTCGCCGAAAATATCGGCATGCCTGAGACGTTGTGCTTCCGATACAACCCCGGACCGCTTCGCGAGGGGAACGTCATTATCGGCAAGCCGGAGGAAGCGAAGTACGGTTTCACGCGCGAACAACTCTTCGAAGGCTATCGCATCGCTCGCGACGGCGGCGTGAAGTACTTCGGCCTGCACGCGATGGTCGCCTCGAACGAATTGGACCCGAGCTTCTTCGTTGAGACGGCTCGGATGCTGTTCGAACTTGTGATTCAACTCGCCGAGTCGCACGACGTCAGGGTCAGCTTCGTCAATTTGGGCGGGGGCATCGGGATTCCCTACCGTCCGGAGCAGACCGCGGTTGATTACGAAGTCATTGGTGACGGTGTTCGGCAGGCCTACGACGAAATGATCGTACCGGTAGGACTCGATCCGCTTGACGTCCTCACTGAGAACGGTCGCTGCATGACCGGCCCGTACGGCGTCCTCGTCTCGAAGGTCGTCCACGCGAAAGATATCTACAAGAAGTACGTGGGCGTCGATGCCTGCATGGCCAACCTGATGCGGCCCGGCATGTATGGGGCCTATCACCATGTGAGCGTACTCGGCAAGGAAGACGCCGCGCCCATCGGAGAGTTTGACGTTGTAGGGTCGCTGTGCGAGAACAACGACAAGTTCGCGATCGACCGTCCGCTGCCTGCAACCGAGCGCGGCGACATCGTGGTAATTCACGACGCCGGGGCCCACGGGCACAGCATGGGCTTTCAGTACAACGGCAAGCTCCGCTCGGCCGAGATACTCGTCCGCGAGGACGGTTCTCTTCAAGAGATTCGTCGGGCCGAGACCCTCGACGACTATTTCTCCACACTCGACTTCAGCGGCGTCGGCACAGCCGCGGTCGGCCAATAG
- a CDS encoding DUF1622 domain-containing protein, producing the protein MFDTIIPSLLADLTSNGDAYGSWAKPSFVHPLAEWAAAIVETVGLTLLVVLSFHALLRGIWRAATTKDSRLVFRETRSRLIRGILLGLELLVAADIIHTVAVELSFTSVGVLAIIVAIRTFLSFTLEVEMTGKWPWQQEDGEEA; encoded by the coding sequence ATGTTTGACACGATCATACCATCGTTATTGGCCGACCTGACATCGAACGGTGATGCGTACGGAAGCTGGGCGAAACCCAGTTTCGTGCATCCGCTGGCGGAGTGGGCGGCGGCAATCGTCGAAACCGTCGGCCTGACGTTGCTCGTCGTTCTTTCATTCCACGCCCTATTGCGTGGCATTTGGCGAGCCGCCACGACAAAGGACTCCCGCCTCGTCTTCCGGGAGACCAGAAGTCGGCTGATCCGCGGCATTCTGCTCGGGCTCGAGCTACTCGTCGCCGCCGATATCATTCACACGGTCGCCGTCGAACTCAGCTTCACCAGCGTCGGCGTCCTCGCGATCATCGTGGCGATCCGAACGTTTCTCAGCTTCACCCTTGAAGTCGAAATGACCGGCAAATGGCCGTGGCAGCAGGAAGACGGCGAGGAGGCGTGA
- a CDS encoding type 1 glutamine amidotransferase has product MQRIHVLQHVPFEGPAAIADWALERGATVAVSHVYRGDPLPALDEFDMLVVMGGPMSVNDEAEHDWITPETTLIQAAIEADKIVFGVCLGAQFIAKALGASIYKASEKEIGWFAVRRVESTKPEAFAGFPETFTPLHWHGETFDLPDGAIRLAETDVCPNQAFQYGRRVIGLQFHLEATPGSVASLAENCGHEIGDGLFQQNVEQISDCHELCDNAGQILRSLLEYLRSA; this is encoded by the coding sequence ATGCAGAGAATCCATGTACTCCAGCACGTCCCGTTTGAAGGCCCGGCGGCGATTGCGGATTGGGCGCTGGAGCGCGGGGCGACGGTTGCCGTCAGTCACGTCTACCGCGGCGACCCGCTGCCGGCACTTGACGAGTTCGACATGCTCGTGGTGATGGGCGGGCCGATGAGTGTCAACGACGAAGCGGAGCACGACTGGATCACCCCGGAAACCACGTTGATTCAGGCGGCGATCGAGGCCGACAAAATTGTGTTCGGCGTCTGCCTGGGGGCGCAATTCATTGCAAAAGCGCTCGGTGCATCGATCTACAAAGCATCAGAAAAAGAGATCGGATGGTTTGCCGTGCGGCGGGTTGAGTCGACCAAGCCGGAAGCGTTTGCCGGATTTCCGGAGACGTTTACCCCCTTACATTGGCACGGCGAGACATTCGATCTGCCGGACGGTGCGATACGACTTGCGGAGACCGATGTCTGTCCGAATCAAGCGTTTCAGTACGGCCGACGCGTGATCGGTCTCCAGTTCCACTTGGAGGCAACGCCGGGGAGTGTCGCCTCATTGGCAGAGAACTGCGGCCATGAGATTGGGGACGGGCTATTTCAGCAAAACGTAGAGCAGATCAGCGACTGTCATGAACTTTGCGACAATGCTGGACAAATCTTGCGGTCATTGCTCGAATACCTCAGATCCGCTTAA
- a CDS encoding aspartate-semialdehyde dehydrogenase has product MIKTVTVVGATGAVGRIIIRLLEERRFQAEKFRFLASKRSAGKTIEFRGEPHTIEELTHDAFAPDELVIASTPDDIAAEYLPHAIEAGSRVIDESGYWRMNPDVALVVPEINPQAALDAKGIIASPNCSTTQMVLALKPLHDAAKVTRVIVSTYQAVSGAGLQGTADLEEGSRAHLAGQAYTYEAFAFPIAFNAIPQIGSFKDDGYTSEELKMVRETRKILGDESLQINATCVRIPVANCHSETITVETERPVSPEEARELFSNFPGLEVMDDLSTDLYPMPATCTDRDGVYIGRIRRDISHPNGLSFWCVSDNLRKGAATNAVQIAELLSKSS; this is encoded by the coding sequence GTGATCAAGACAGTGACCGTCGTTGGTGCTACCGGGGCCGTCGGCCGCATCATTATCCGCCTTCTGGAAGAACGCCGATTTCAGGCGGAGAAGTTCCGATTTCTCGCCTCGAAGCGAAGTGCGGGCAAGACGATCGAATTTCGCGGCGAGCCTCACACGATCGAAGAGCTCACCCACGATGCGTTCGCCCCCGACGAACTGGTTATCGCCTCGACCCCAGACGATATTGCCGCCGAGTACCTGCCGCACGCGATCGAGGCCGGCTCGCGTGTCATTGATGAGTCGGGCTATTGGCGGATGAATCCCGATGTCGCGCTGGTCGTGCCGGAGATCAATCCGCAGGCGGCGCTCGACGCAAAAGGCATCATCGCCAGCCCGAACTGTTCAACCACGCAAATGGTCCTCGCCCTCAAGCCGCTGCACGATGCGGCCAAGGTGACCCGCGTGATCGTGAGCACCTATCAGGCCGTCAGCGGAGCGGGGCTGCAGGGAACGGCCGATCTCGAAGAGGGAAGCCGGGCTCATCTCGCCGGACAGGCTTATACCTACGAAGCGTTTGCGTTTCCGATCGCCTTCAATGCGATCCCACAGATTGGCTCTTTCAAGGATGATGGCTACACCAGCGAAGAACTGAAGATGGTCCGCGAAACGCGGAAGATCCTCGGCGACGAGTCGCTGCAGATCAACGCGACCTGCGTCCGCATCCCCGTCGCCAACTGCCACAGCGAGACGATTACCGTTGAGACGGAGCGGCCTGTCTCGCCCGAGGAAGCGCGGGAACTGTTCTCGAATTTCCCGGGGCTCGAAGTCATGGACGACCTGTCGACCGATCTCTATCCGATGCCCGCGACCTGCACCGACCGCGACGGCGTCTACATCGGCCGCATCCGCCGTGACATCTCGCACCCCAATGGCCTCTCGTTCTGGTGCGTCAGCGATAATCTCCGCAAGGGAGCGGCAACGAACGCGGTGCAGATCGCGGAATTGCTGTCGAAGAGCAGTTAG
- a CDS encoding REP-associated tyrosine transposase, whose protein sequence is MQSRRTLNFPGHAHELTFSCYRGYPFLTKNRTRDWLRESIDAARKRWEFDLWAFVVMPEHVHLMVHPRRQDHDVTVMRKAIKEPVAKKAVAYLTENSPEWLERISVRSGAQVRRRFWQKGAGYDRNVYEPKTLSTMIDYIHENPVRRGLCRRAIDWEWSSAAQLIGSGTAPILVDPIPPEWLYGVP, encoded by the coding sequence ATGCAGTCGCGTCGCACGCTTAATTTTCCGGGCCACGCGCACGAGTTGACGTTCTCGTGCTATCGCGGCTATCCGTTTCTCACGAAGAACCGCACACGCGACTGGCTCCGCGAGTCGATCGACGCCGCTCGCAAGCGGTGGGAGTTTGACCTTTGGGCGTTCGTTGTGATGCCGGAGCACGTGCATCTTATGGTCCATCCTCGTCGCCAGGACCATGACGTGACTGTGATGCGAAAGGCCATCAAAGAGCCAGTTGCCAAAAAGGCCGTGGCCTACCTTACAGAAAATAGTCCGGAATGGCTTGAGCGAATTAGCGTTCGCTCAGGTGCACAAGTTCGCCGTCGCTTCTGGCAGAAGGGTGCCGGGTACGATCGCAATGTCTACGAACCGAAGACGCTGTCAACGATGATCGACTATATTCACGAAAACCCGGTTCGGCGCGGACTCTGTCGGCGAGCGATCGATTGGGAATGGTCGAGCGCCGCTCAACTGATCGGCTCTGGAACAGCGCCGATTCTGGTCGATCCAATCCCTCCCGAGTGGCTCTATGGTGTCCCGTAG